In Chthoniobacterales bacterium, a genomic segment contains:
- a CDS encoding ATP-binding protein, which yields MSRPRRSSSGFSPAIRLLNRLTFPHKFILISLFFALPLVLVLIFLNARIQEQIRVAQLEIDGVDYLAPLNAIHDELPQAASLAGAYLEKQPLAIQHYSTRQTEMDSLLAALGEVDETLGNRLDTTKRLRILRASWEDLKTQLPKLTPEISDQQFQKLNADVEDLSAYVGDQSTLILDPDLDSYYLMDAILLKLPESSSMVARTTRIVGAQGGAVGAPALDESDFNSLLTQGGLLRFHLEKLERGLGVAFANNRSQTVQAALDQPLAQFSAATRSLLRLIDDTAEPGGRARFSADQYQKAAALVLASNTRLWQRAAGQLKVVLEHRIVSLRSQLIALFAVAFVAILAVTYLWIAFYRSIIGTVHTLQEATERMKAGDDDILVQLDTRDELGQVGQAFNAVARQLIDAGRNYRGIFEGSVDGIFRTDLDGHYLEANSALASIYKYASVADFTEHMVSATSLYVDPQRRQEFRDRIERDGVVTDFESEVRCADGSTVWINENARVVTDAEGRPRYYEGLVRDITQKKRAESALQHAIASAESANRAKSEFLANMSHEIRTPMNAILGFAELLRGLTHGNREQSYVDAITSSGRTLLALINDILDLSKIEAGKLRLEYDAIDIRVVLRDVQHIFSQKAEQKDLALALEIAPEVPASLLLDEVRLRQILFNVVGNALKFTERGGVTLRVFTGPFDARHDAVELTIEVEDTGIGISEHEQQSIFEEFTQQSGQSTKKYGGTGLGLTITKRLVEMMHGQISIRSQVGHGSTFRFSFPEIKLAAAPLPQPGAAPAVQAYDLADLEPCKVLVADDVMMNRDLIRAFFFGTDHQLVEASNGREAIDLARRERPDVILMDVRMPVMDGVQATRLLKADEELRHIPIIVITASAMQSEEAALKPICDGYLRKPISRGDLAGQMRNFCRVRAESKAVEPAPVPEPAPSTAPLPAARLEELRPHLERCRETWETLMHAPLMGEVESFGRHLESLGDEYYHPLLRDYGRRLAACAGRFDLAGMETVLQEFAILTGEIHNGSPVQP from the coding sequence ATGTCCCGCCCCCGCCGCTCGTCATCCGGATTCTCACCGGCGATTCGACTGCTGAACCGGCTGACGTTTCCCCACAAATTCATCCTCATCAGCCTGTTCTTTGCGCTGCCGCTCGTGCTGGTGCTGATCTTCCTGAACGCGCGCATTCAGGAGCAAATCCGCGTCGCGCAGCTGGAAATCGACGGCGTCGATTATTTGGCGCCGCTGAATGCCATCCACGACGAGCTGCCGCAGGCCGCGTCGCTCGCCGGCGCCTACCTGGAGAAGCAGCCGCTCGCCATCCAGCATTATTCCACGCGGCAGACCGAGATGGATTCCCTGCTCGCCGCCCTCGGCGAGGTCGACGAAACCCTCGGCAATCGACTCGATACGACGAAGCGCCTCCGCATTCTCCGCGCGTCCTGGGAGGACCTGAAGACGCAGCTCCCGAAGCTCACTCCCGAGATCAGCGACCAGCAGTTCCAGAAGCTCAATGCCGATGTCGAGGACCTCAGCGCCTACGTCGGCGACCAGAGCACCCTCATTCTCGATCCCGATCTCGACTCGTATTACCTGATGGATGCGATCCTGCTGAAACTTCCCGAGAGCTCCAGCATGGTCGCCCGCACGACGCGAATTGTCGGCGCGCAGGGCGGGGCGGTCGGCGCTCCCGCCCTCGACGAATCGGACTTCAACAGCCTCCTTACGCAGGGCGGTCTGCTCCGCTTTCATCTCGAGAAACTCGAGCGCGGTCTCGGCGTGGCCTTCGCAAACAACCGCAGCCAGACCGTGCAAGCGGCGCTCGATCAGCCGCTCGCGCAATTCTCCGCGGCCACCCGCTCGCTCCTGCGGCTGATCGACGACACCGCCGAGCCCGGCGGTCGGGCGCGGTTCAGCGCGGACCAATATCAAAAGGCCGCCGCGCTCGTGCTCGCGAGCAACACACGCCTCTGGCAGCGGGCCGCCGGGCAGCTGAAAGTCGTCCTCGAGCATCGCATCGTCTCGCTGCGCAGTCAGTTGATCGCCCTGTTCGCCGTCGCGTTCGTGGCAATCCTCGCGGTGACCTATCTCTGGATCGCCTTCTACCGCTCGATCATCGGCACCGTGCACACGTTGCAGGAGGCGACGGAGCGGATGAAGGCCGGCGACGACGACATTCTCGTCCAGCTCGATACTCGCGACGAGCTGGGGCAGGTCGGCCAGGCTTTCAATGCCGTTGCGCGGCAGCTGATCGATGCCGGCCGCAATTACCGCGGGATTTTCGAGGGGTCCGTGGACGGCATTTTCCGCACGGATCTCGATGGCCACTACCTCGAGGCGAACTCCGCGCTCGCCAGCATCTACAAATACGCGTCGGTCGCGGACTTCACGGAGCACATGGTCAGTGCGACGAGTCTCTACGTCGACCCGCAGCGCCGGCAGGAGTTTCGTGATCGCATCGAGCGCGACGGCGTCGTCACGGATTTCGAATCCGAGGTGCGCTGTGCGGACGGATCGACGGTCTGGATCAACGAGAACGCCCGCGTTGTCACCGACGCCGAAGGCCGGCCGCGCTACTACGAAGGCCTCGTGCGCGACATCACGCAGAAGAAGCGCGCCGAATCCGCGCTTCAGCACGCGATCGCCAGCGCGGAGTCCGCGAACCGCGCGAAATCCGAGTTCCTTGCGAACATGAGCCACGAGATTCGCACGCCGATGAATGCGATCCTCGGTTTCGCCGAGCTGCTGCGCGGCCTCACCCATGGCAATCGGGAGCAGAGTTACGTGGATGCGATCACGTCGAGCGGCCGCACCCTGCTTGCGCTCATCAACGACATCCTCGATCTCTCGAAAATCGAGGCGGGCAAGCTGCGGCTCGAATACGACGCCATCGACATCCGCGTGGTGCTGCGGGACGTGCAGCACATCTTTTCGCAGAAAGCCGAGCAAAAGGATCTCGCGCTCGCTCTCGAGATTGCGCCCGAGGTGCCGGCCAGCCTGCTCCTCGACGAGGTCCGCCTGCGGCAGATTCTCTTCAACGTCGTCGGCAACGCTCTCAAGTTCACCGAGCGCGGCGGCGTGACGCTGCGGGTTTTCACCGGCCCGTTCGACGCGCGGCACGACGCCGTGGAATTGACGATCGAGGTCGAGGACACCGGCATCGGCATTTCCGAGCACGAGCAGCAGAGCATCTTCGAGGAGTTCACGCAGCAGAGCGGCCAGAGCACGAAGAAATACGGCGGCACTGGCCTGGGCCTCACCATTACGAAACGGCTCGTGGAAATGATGCACGGGCAGATTTCCATTCGCAGCCAGGTGGGCCACGGCAGCACGTTCCGGTTCTCGTTTCCCGAGATCAAGCTCGCCGCGGCTCCCCTGCCCCAGCCCGGGGCCGCACCGGCCGTGCAGGCTTACGACCTCGCCGATCTGGAGCCATGCAAGGTGCTCGTCGCCGATGACGTGATGATGAACCGGGATCTCATCCGCGCGTTTTTCTTCGGCACGGATCACCAGCTCGTCGAGGCGTCGAATGGCCGCGAGGCGATCGACCTCGCCCGCCGCGAACGCCCCGATGTCATCCTCATGGACGTGCGCATGCCGGTGATGGATGGCGTGCAGGCCACCCGCCTGCTCAAGGCCGACGAAGAGTTGCGGCACATCCCGATCATCGTGATCACCGCCTCCGCAATGCAGAGCGAGGAGGCTGCGCTCAAGCCGATCTGCGACGGCTACCTGCGAAAGCCGATCAGTCGCGGAGATCTGGCCGGCCAGATGCGCAATTTTTGCCGCGTGCGGGCGGAAAGCAAGGCCGTCGAGCCCGCCCCGGTGCCGGAGCCCGCTCCTTCCACCGCTCCCCTGCCCGCCGCGAGGCTGGAGGAACTCCGCCCTCATCTCGAGCGCTGTCGCGAGACCTGGGAGACGCTCATGCACGCGCCGCTAATGGGCGAAGTGGAGAGTTTTGGGCGTCATCTCGAGTCGCTCGGCGACGAATATTACCACCCGCTCCTGCGGGATTACGGGCGTCGCCTGGCCGCCTGCGCAGGGCGTTTCGATCTCGCCGGGATGGAAACTGTCTTGCAGGAATTTGCAATTCTGACCGGTGAGATTCACAATGGTTCTCCTGTCCAGCCATGA
- a CDS encoding efflux RND transporter periplasmic adaptor subunit, with amino-acid sequence MRLLTLPISLSLALLVSGCGKRERAAAPPPPVPVELATVEERTVPVELRTIGAVEPIATVQLKSKVQGEITKVLFADGAVVQAGQPLFEIDPRPFEVTLRRAEADLAQAQNEAKNAQDQANRYTKLNTQGVASKEQYAQYLTTAASTKSVLAARQADVDTARLSLEWATITAPISGRAGAALLKAGNIVQANTDILTIINQMQPIYVSFSLPETQLAEVRAWISKAPVGVTAFDPDSGKPLGAGVLDFVDNVVDRQSGMIALKATFPNPSETLWPGQFVDVVVKLTDEPGVLVVPSTAIMEGQNGAQVFVVKDGVATLRKVETERTIGDHTVIRSGLAAGESVIASGQLRVATGAKVTSAKPAEAAPASTPR; translated from the coding sequence ATGCGGCTCCTCACCCTCCCGATTTCCCTGTCCCTGGCGCTGCTTGTTTCCGGTTGCGGAAAACGCGAACGCGCGGCCGCTCCCCCGCCGCCCGTCCCTGTGGAGCTGGCGACCGTCGAGGAACGCACCGTGCCCGTCGAGTTGCGCACGATCGGCGCCGTCGAACCCATCGCGACCGTGCAACTCAAGTCCAAGGTCCAGGGCGAAATCACGAAGGTCCTCTTTGCTGACGGCGCGGTGGTGCAGGCCGGCCAGCCGCTTTTCGAGATCGACCCACGCCCGTTCGAGGTCACCCTGCGGCGCGCCGAGGCCGATCTCGCGCAGGCCCAGAACGAGGCCAAAAACGCCCAGGATCAGGCAAATCGCTACACGAAGCTGAACACCCAGGGCGTCGCTTCGAAGGAACAATACGCCCAATACCTCACCACCGCCGCGTCCACGAAGTCCGTGCTCGCCGCCCGCCAGGCCGACGTGGATACCGCCCGGCTCTCGCTCGAATGGGCCACCATCACCGCGCCCATCAGCGGACGCGCCGGCGCCGCGTTGCTGAAAGCGGGCAACATCGTGCAGGCAAACACCGACATCCTCACGATCATCAACCAGATGCAGCCCATCTACGTGAGCTTCTCGCTGCCGGAAACTCAGCTCGCCGAGGTGCGCGCGTGGATCAGCAAGGCGCCGGTCGGCGTCACCGCATTCGACCCCGATTCGGGCAAACCGCTCGGCGCCGGCGTGCTCGATTTCGTGGATAACGTCGTCGATCGCCAGAGCGGCATGATCGCGCTGAAGGCCACGTTTCCGAATCCCTCGGAGACGCTCTGGCCCGGCCAGTTCGTCGACGTCGTCGTGAAACTCACCGACGAACCTGGCGTCCTCGTCGTGCCGTCCACGGCCATCATGGAAGGCCAGAACGGCGCGCAGGTCTTCGTCGTGAAGGACGGCGTCGCGACGCTGCGAAAAGTCGAGACCGAGCGCACCATCGGCGACCACACCGTCATTCGCTCCGGCCTCGCGGCAGGAGAATCCGTCATCGCCAGCGGCCAGCTTCGCGTCGCCACCGGCGCGAAGGTCACCTCGGCCAAACCCGCCGAGGCCGCGCCGGCCTCGACCCCGCGCTAA